In Sporosarcina psychrophila, a genomic segment contains:
- the prmA gene encoding 50S ribosomal protein L11 methyltransferase yields the protein MKWSEISIHTTHEATEAVANILHEAGASGVVIEDSADPSRIHEDRFGEIWALDKNDFPVDGVILKAYLPVTTFLIETVKDIDQSIKGLSEFGIDAGENAIQTNEVDEEDWATAWKKYYHPVKISGRFTIVPTWEEYEPVESDELIIELDPGMAFGTGTHPTTVMCLQALEKYVKPGDTVVDVGTGSGVLSIGAALLGASHVHALDLDQVAVVAAKENIELNHVEETVEVKHGNLLDSVKEPAEIIIANILAEVIISFSQDAYSILPENGLFIVSGIIGQKRDLVKDDLISKGFEIVESVLMEDWVAIIAQKRSV from the coding sequence TTGAAGTGGTCGGAAATTTCTATTCATACGACGCATGAAGCAACTGAAGCAGTAGCGAATATTTTACACGAAGCAGGTGCAAGTGGAGTCGTTATCGAAGATTCAGCAGATCCAAGTCGAATCCACGAAGACCGGTTCGGTGAAATATGGGCACTCGACAAGAACGATTTCCCAGTAGATGGCGTTATCTTAAAAGCCTATTTACCAGTCACTACTTTTCTTATTGAAACGGTGAAAGATATCGACCAATCTATCAAAGGTTTATCGGAATTCGGAATAGACGCAGGGGAAAATGCCATTCAGACAAATGAAGTCGATGAAGAAGATTGGGCAACTGCCTGGAAAAAATACTATCATCCTGTCAAAATTTCTGGACGCTTTACAATTGTACCGACATGGGAAGAATATGAACCTGTTGAATCAGATGAATTGATTATTGAACTTGATCCTGGCATGGCGTTTGGAACGGGCACACATCCTACAACGGTAATGTGTTTACAAGCGCTTGAGAAATACGTCAAGCCGGGAGACACAGTTGTTGACGTGGGAACAGGTTCAGGCGTGTTATCTATCGGGGCAGCACTTCTAGGTGCTTCACATGTCCACGCACTTGATTTGGACCAGGTTGCAGTTGTAGCTGCAAAAGAAAACATTGAGCTGAATCATGTTGAAGAAACAGTGGAAGTGAAGCACGGCAATCTTCTGGATTCTGTAAAAGAGCCGGCTGAAATCATCATCGCGAATATCCTTGCAGAAGTTATCATTTCCTTTTCGCAAGATGCGTATTCAATTTTACCGGAAAATGGCTTGTTTATTGTTTCGGGAATCATTGGACAAAAACGTGATCTAGTAAAAGACGACCTAATCAGCAAAGGATTTGAGATTGTCGAATCTGTACTTATGGAAGACTGGGTTGCTATCATCGCTCAAAAAAGGAGCGTGTAA
- the deoC gene encoding deoxyribose-phosphate aldolase, producing the protein MNTNFATYIDHTLLKADAKNNEIVTLCEEARKYTFASVCVNPTWVKTAAAALEGSPVKVCTVIGFPLGASTSEVKAFETRDAITNGANEIDMVINIGALRGGDDETVKKEIEAVVNAAKGKAIVKVIIETSLLTDKEKRKACELSVLAGADFVKTSTGFSTGGATEDDVKLMRAVVGPEMGVKASGGVRNLEDMKKMIDAGATRIGASSGVQIMQGLESQSDY; encoded by the coding sequence TTGAATACAAATTTTGCAACTTACATTGATCATACATTATTGAAAGCTGACGCAAAGAACAATGAAATCGTAACATTATGTGAAGAAGCTCGAAAATACACGTTTGCATCTGTTTGTGTAAACCCTACATGGGTGAAAACAGCAGCTGCTGCGCTAGAAGGATCACCTGTTAAAGTGTGTACAGTTATTGGTTTCCCTCTAGGAGCTTCAACTTCCGAAGTAAAAGCGTTTGAAACTAGGGACGCAATTACAAACGGTGCTAATGAAATTGATATGGTTATCAATATTGGCGCACTTCGTGGCGGTGATGATGAAACTGTGAAAAAAGAAATCGAAGCGGTAGTTAATGCTGCAAAAGGAAAAGCAATTGTTAAAGTCATCATTGAAACGTCCCTTTTAACGGATAAGGAAAAAAGGAAAGCATGTGAACTTTCTGTCCTTGCGGGTGCTGATTTCGTGAAAACATCGACAGGCTTTTCAACAGGCGGTGCGACTGAAGATGATGTGAAGTTAATGAGAGCTGTTGTCGGACCTGAAATGGGTGTTAAAGCTTCAGGTGGTGTCCGGAATTTAGAGGATATGAAGAAAATGATTGACGCAGGAGCTACAAGAATTGGTGCCAGTTCAGGCGTTCAGATTATGCAGGGTCTTGAATCACAATCTGATTATTAA
- the rpsU gene encoding 30S ribosomal protein S21 — MSKTVVRKNESLEDALRRFKRTVSKSGTIQEVRKREFYDKPSEKRKKKSEAARKRKF, encoded by the coding sequence ATGTCGAAAACTGTTGTTCGTAAAAACGAATCGCTTGAAGATGCTCTTCGCCGCTTCAAACGTACTGTATCCAAAAGTGGAACAATACAAGAGGTAAGAAAGCGTGAGTTTTATGATAAGCCGAGTGAAAAACGTAAAAAGAAATCTGAAGCTGCAAGGAAACGTAAATTCTGA
- a CDS encoding 16S rRNA (uracil(1498)-N(3))-methyltransferase, whose product MQRYFLQSPFDEDGNAIITGDDAKHIARVMRMTVDDDVIAVTNGEAFVSQITELLPDGIVIRRKGEPLQSNEMPVKVTVACGLPKGDKLDLIVQKGTELGMAGIFPFQAERSIVKWDDKKGDKKVERLRKIAKEAAEQCHRTVIPEVRNPFSVKQLIAESENFDVLLVADEEDAKSGDPHKISDRLKSVLPGQTVLAVFGPEGGLSRTEAETLRSAGFLPIALGPRILRTETAPLYLLSAMSYEFE is encoded by the coding sequence TTGCAACGCTATTTTCTGCAATCTCCTTTTGATGAAGATGGAAATGCAATAATTACTGGTGATGACGCTAAACATATCGCGCGTGTTATGCGAATGACCGTTGATGATGACGTCATCGCTGTTACTAATGGCGAAGCCTTCGTCTCCCAAATTACAGAGCTTTTACCTGATGGCATCGTAATCCGTCGCAAAGGAGAACCTCTTCAGTCAAACGAAATGCCTGTTAAAGTAACGGTAGCTTGTGGTCTCCCGAAAGGTGACAAACTCGATTTAATCGTTCAAAAAGGAACGGAACTCGGCATGGCAGGGATTTTTCCGTTTCAAGCCGAGAGATCTATTGTAAAATGGGATGACAAAAAAGGTGACAAAAAAGTTGAACGGCTTCGCAAAATTGCCAAAGAAGCTGCTGAGCAATGTCATCGCACAGTTATCCCGGAAGTGCGAAATCCATTTTCTGTTAAGCAGTTAATCGCTGAATCAGAGAACTTTGATGTCCTTCTAGTTGCTGATGAAGAAGACGCGAAAAGTGGGGATCCACATAAAATTTCGGACCGTTTAAAAAGTGTATTACCTGGTCAAACAGTACTTGCTGTATTTGGTCCTGAAGGCGGATTGTCTAGGACAGAAGCCGAAACACTACGTTCGGCAGGTTTTTTACCGATAGCGTTAGGTCCGCGAATACTGCGGACGGAAACGGCTCCATTGTATTTATTGTCCGCAATGTCATACGAATTTGAATGA
- the mtaB gene encoding tRNA (N(6)-L-threonylcarbamoyladenosine(37)-C(2))-methylthiotransferase MtaB: MSSVAFHTLGCKVNHYETEAIWQLFKEAGYVRGDFEKNSDVYVINTCTVTNTGDKKSRQVIRRAVRKNPDAVICVTGCYAQTSPAEIMAIPGVDIVVGTQDRTKLLGLIDEFRTERQPINAVRNIMKNRIYEELDVPTFSDRTRASLKIQEGCNNFCTFCIIPWARGLMRSRDPQEVIRQAQQLVDAGYLEIVLTGIHTGGYGEDLKDYNLARLLRDLETQVKGLKRLRISSIEASQLTDEVIDVLRDSTTIVRHLHIPIQSGSDTVLKRMRRKYTMAFFAERLDRLREALPHLAITSDVIVGFPGETEEEFMETYNFIRDHRFSELHVFPYSKRTGTPAARMEDQVPEEVKNERVHRLIELNDQLAKQYASTFEDEVLEVIPEEKYKLEPESGLYEGYSDNYLKVVFAADESMVGKIVRVKIAQAGYPYNEGQFVRIMEEEIQLV, encoded by the coding sequence GTGTCTTCGGTCGCATTCCATACGTTGGGCTGCAAAGTGAATCATTACGAAACCGAGGCAATCTGGCAACTTTTTAAAGAAGCCGGTTATGTCCGCGGGGATTTCGAAAAAAATTCTGATGTTTATGTCATTAATACATGTACAGTGACGAATACCGGTGATAAAAAAAGCCGGCAAGTCATCCGTCGTGCTGTTCGGAAAAATCCGGACGCTGTAATTTGCGTAACAGGTTGTTATGCACAAACGTCTCCTGCGGAAATTATGGCGATTCCGGGAGTAGATATCGTTGTTGGAACACAAGATCGGACAAAGCTCCTCGGACTCATTGATGAATTCCGTACGGAGCGTCAGCCAATCAATGCAGTCCGCAATATCATGAAAAACAGGATTTATGAAGAACTCGACGTACCTACATTTTCGGATCGTACACGTGCATCGCTCAAAATCCAAGAAGGGTGCAATAACTTCTGTACGTTCTGTATCATTCCTTGGGCGCGTGGACTAATGCGTTCACGTGATCCACAAGAAGTCATTCGACAAGCGCAACAGCTTGTTGATGCGGGTTACCTTGAAATTGTATTAACCGGTATACATACGGGCGGTTACGGTGAAGATTTGAAAGATTACAATCTTGCTCGTCTTCTTCGGGACCTTGAAACACAAGTCAAAGGACTGAAACGCCTTCGCATTAGTTCGATTGAAGCGAGTCAGCTGACGGATGAAGTAATTGATGTTCTTCGAGATTCAACAACTATCGTCCGCCACCTGCACATTCCGATTCAGTCCGGTTCAGACACGGTGCTGAAGCGTATGCGCCGGAAATATACAATGGCGTTTTTCGCAGAACGTCTAGACAGACTTCGTGAAGCGTTGCCGCACCTAGCAATCACTTCGGACGTCATCGTCGGTTTCCCAGGTGAGACAGAAGAAGAGTTCATGGAAACGTACAATTTTATTCGTGATCACAGATTTTCCGAACTTCACGTTTTTCCTTATTCAAAACGAACTGGTACTCCTGCCGCTAGAATGGAAGATCAGGTTCCGGAAGAAGTGAAAAACGAGCGTGTTCACCGTTTAATTGAATTGAATGATCAGCTAGCGAAACAATATGCATCTACTTTTGAAGATGAAGTACTTGAAGTCATCCCAGAAGAGAAGTATAAACTTGAACCGGAAAGTGGTCTGTATGAAGGCTATTCAGATAACTATTTGAAAGTTGTTTTCGCTGCCGATGAATCAATGGTAGGGAAAATTGTTCGTGTGAAAATTGCACAAGCAGGTTATCCATATAACGAAGGGCAATTTGTCCGCATTATGGAGGAAGAAATACAACTTGTTTAA